CACGAGCTGGAGTGATCTACCGTATGATCGATGATAACCTTGTTGTTATCAATCTGATCAGTAACGTGGGGGCCATGTAAATCCACTGAATGGTAACCGTTGACCATGCGAGAATGAGACGCATGTCGACTTACGACGTTGTCGAGCTCCGAGTATTCGGAACCGACCGTTGGAACGTCTGTGCGAATAACATCCGTGAAAACTTGATGCGCAATAGTTCATGCAGTGCATTGAGGTTATTCCCGACGCGATGGTCCTCGGAATGATCCGCTGATCATCTACAAAAGCTCCACTTGGGGAGCAAAAGCACCGAGTTCTGGTCTGCAGACGAGTTACCGCTTTTGGAACAGACATCCACCGTCTCTCACGATGAATTTCCGTGCCCCATGTAACAAGAGATTCACGTCACAGATGTTCCTGGGTAAGTTAAGCGAATGGCATTCTATGAGCGAGGATATTGACACCCCTAAATTACAAATTCTATACTAAATACCAGTTGTTCACCAGACAACTGCTTCTATACCTCTCCCCATCTCAGGCCTCTAATGGAAGACTGTCGAGCTCTGTCGCATCTAGCCAAGGTTGTTTGGACTCTTGGCTCGAATCTTGGGTCCATACAAGAAGAATATGACTGGAACAGGTACAAGAGCCAACGCCAAGAAAGCAAGGATGCTGTTTCCCCAGCCAAGACCGAGATCATCGTACATGGATAGTCCAGCGAGGGGAAGCATGGCGCCAGCGAGAGATCGAAGGACTGTCATTGCTGCGACGGCGGATGCTGCGTAGGTGATGTAGGCGTCGACGAGATAAGTTTGAAGACACATCTATCTTGTTAGTAATGCATAGTGAAAGCGAGAGGGAGTGTACTTACCATGATACCCATAAGACCAAAGCAAAACAACGCAACGCCAATCATGGGCACAATCCAATGCACATTCTGATCCGCGGCCCAACCATACCAAAACAACGCCCCCACAATGAGCAACCCCGACGGCAACGTCATCCAAATCGGCAACCGATCCTCCGGCACCGTCTTACCATTCTGcgcaaccttcttcttgataacaACATCCGTCATGACCCCAAACGTCATCGTACCAAACAGCATTCCAATACCGGTAGGCAGATACGCCAGACCGATGGTACCTGTGCCGAAACCGTACTGCTGTGCGAAGACGAATGTGAAGGTGCTGAACATGAGGTATAGCACGCCGTAGACGATGGCGACGTagagggagaggatgaagacgggGAGATGGGTGAAGAGCATTCGCATTGGGCGGATGGAGGCGTTGCTTAGGCGTTGTTTGGGCGTGAGACCGTCTTTGTCGAGGATGGAGTAGAGGTCTTGATTGCCGGTTTCTTTCTTGAGTTTGATGGCTTTGGCGCGGAGGAGGGTTGGCGCGTATGTTTCTGGGGCGGCGAAGTAGCACAGCGCAGCGATGAAGCCGGTCTAATGGTCAGTTACGACATCATACACTCAAAGGCAATGACTTACAAGAATAGCAATCAGCCAGAATACCCACCGCCATCCAATAGCCTCAACCATATACCCCCCCGCCAACGGTCCAATACACGGTCCAAGTAAAGGCCCCATAGCCCAAACAGCCATAGCCTTGCCTCTCTCCTGCACGGGAAAGATATCCGATATAGTTCCACTACCATTAGTAACAGGCGTCGAGCCCGTGAAGCCCATCAAGAAGCGAAACACGATAAGCATGGGCATGTTTTTGCTCAGCGCCGTAGCGACGGTCATTATAAGAAAGAGGACgttggcgatgttgaagacGATAGCGCGGCCGTAGATTTCGCTGAGGGGCGCGGCGAGGAGGGGGCCGAATGCGAAGCCGAGGACGTACACGGAGACGACGAAGGTAGCGATGTTGCGGTTTGATGTTTCGAATTCGCGCATAATGTCTGGGACGCCGGGGGCGAACATCGAAGAGCCCTGTGTTGTTAGAGGTGTAGTTTGTGGTGAGGGAGGGACGTACGAGAGGTCTGAGATGTTAGTGATGGTAAGGGGAGAAGCATAGGGGACTTACGTTAGGAGAGTCATGACGGATAGGGCACCGATGCAAGACCatttcttcttggctggccAGTTCATGGGATTGTTAGGATCGTCTGGTCCATCCCAGCCAACAGCATTCggatcttcatcctcaacaacctcttctTTCGTAGCGCTcccttcatccttcttcgcATCGCTACCGGTATAAGAAGGCGTGAGGGTCCTCTGACTCGCAGGTCGTTCAATATCGAGGGAAGCTTTGTTTTCCGCCATCGTGAAGGCTGAAGCTCGTGTAGCTCATGAAGACAAAGAGTAATGCAGAAAGAGAGAATGAAGGGGTAGTGAAAAGTTATTTAACACAAGCCACGACTCACGAAGCGTAACCAACGAGCCAATCAAGTGCCGATTCGAAAGCGAAACCGAGGGTGAACCAATCGCGTCGCATTTTCGGGTCCGTTTTAGAGCCCGTGCCGGGTTGGTTATGCGGGAGCCCCACACGGATCTGGCGATTTCCGTACCGTTAGTTATGCAGATACACGGGATTTGTGCAGATTTGTGCAGAAGACGGCCGGATGGCCCCTTTTAATTTTCCCGGGCACGGAGTTGTGAATGCATTCATTCGCGCGGCGAGGCGGTGACGCGATGAGTTGTCCCGTATGTATCACGTCTGGAGATGAATGATTCTTGGCGAGggatttattattattttgaATGCATTTGTTCAGGCGTGATGCATTTGTTGTTTGTTCAATTGAGAATACGGCGTACGTTATACGCGTATTGGCTCCCCGCAGTTCCTGATCATGTGAGGTTGATCGTATTTTTATCCTCAAccttatccttatccttatccttatccttatcgGCGTCTTATCGCATCACAAACACTGCGAAACACGAAATACCGATTCAATGCGCAACACGATCAATTTATTCTATCCATGTAAACAATCTAGGCCACCTACTTCCATATTACAACAAACTCAACCAAGTCATCACCATACTAACTCCTGCCATCTCAATTAAGCCTTCCTCTTCTGCAACAATCCCTTGAACGGATTCTTCCCTCTGAACCGCATCCATGTAGCAAAGTAAACCACCGCATAGTTAAACGCGATAAAAGCGCAGAAAATGCCAAAATCCCTCCAGATGTTCCTGTAGTACACACTGAACCCCGCTCCAAACTCATCGCCAGTCGCATACTGGCAAAACTCACAGTACCCATCTGATCCAGTAGTAACATACCCTCCCGCGCGCTTGATAAACGGCTCAACGTACTCATCGCACGATTGCCCGCTCGGCGGTTCAAAGCGCGCGAATTCACCCTCCTCGCAGCGAACAGGCTGGTCGTGAATCGCAGCGCCTAGGAACGCTTCGAGGAGATAGTGGAAGGGAGTGAGCCAGTACATCCATTCGCGCCAGAAAGTGGGGAGACCTTGAGGCGGGACAACGACACCGCAGAAGGaaacgacgaagaggaagaagatggggaCGAGGAGAGATGCGAGGAGTTCGTTGGGTGCAAAGGCCGCGATGGCCTGGCCGAAGGAGACGTAGTACAGCTCAAAGAGCAGAACGAGCAGGAATGCGAAACCAGATGTAAAGGCCGACGCGCGCCAGCCAAAGACTCCCC
The window above is part of the Fusarium musae strain F31 chromosome 6, whole genome shotgun sequence genome. Proteins encoded here:
- a CDS encoding hypothetical protein (EggNog:ENOG41), producing MAENKASLDIERPASQRTLTPSYTGSDAKKDEGSATKEEVVEDEDPNAVGWDGPDDPNNPMNWPAKKKWSCIGALSVMTLLTPLGSSMFAPGVPDIMREFETSNRNIATFVVSVYVLGFAFGPLLAAPLSEIYGRAIVFNIANVLFLIMTVATALSKNMPMLIVFRFLMGFTGSTPVTNGSGTISDIFPVQERGKAMAVWAMGPLLGPCIGPLAGGYMVEAIGWRWVFWLIAILTGFIAALCYFAAPETYAPTLLRAKAIKLKKETGNQDLYSILDKDGLTPKQRLSNASIRPMRMLFTHLPVFILSLYVAIVYGVLYLMFSTFTFVFAQQYGFGTGTIGLAYLPTGIGMLFGTMTFGVMTDVVIKKKVAQNGKTVPEDRLPIWMTLPSGLLIVGALFWYGWAADQNVHWIVPMIGVALFCFGLMGIMMCLQTYLVDAYITYAASAVAAMTVLRSLAGAMLPLAGLSMYDDLGLGWGNSILAFLALALVPVPVIFFLYGPKIRAKSPNNLG